A single Bifidobacterium asteroides DNA region contains:
- the fusA gene encoding elongation factor G, whose product MAQDVLTDLTKVRNIGIMAHIDAGKTTTTERILYYTGVNYKIGETHDGASTMDWMDQEKERGITITSAAITAFWNRQSHDPEDRYQINIIDTPGHVDFTAEVERSLRVLDGAVAVFDGKEGVEPQSETVWRQADKYGVPRICFINKMDKLGADFYYSVDTIKDKLGVKPLVMQLPIGAESDFHGVVDLVRMVAYYWKDEADLGAKYETIDIPDDLKDKAEQYHTELLEAVAESDEDLLEKYLGGEEISQQEIRTAVRKMTIEQSAFPVFCGSAFKDKGVQPMLDAVVDYLPSPEDVPAIKGYKIGDESVEIDRKPTVDEPFSALAFKVATHPFYGKLIYVRVYSGKVAQGETVLDSTKDKKERVGKLFQMHSNKENPVDEAIAGNIYAFVGLKNVTTGDTLCDEKAPLVLESMTFPDPVIEVAVEPKTKADQEKMGIALQKLSEEDPTFQVKTDEESGQTLISGMGELQLDILVDRMRREFHVECNVGKPQVAYRETIRKPVMNQEYTHKKQTGGSGQFAKVLMNFEPLDTSEGESYIFENKVTGGHITKEFIPSVDAGVQEAMESGVLAGFPVVGVKATLTDGQIHEVDSSEMAFKIAGSMCFKEAAPKAKPVILEPIMAVEVRTPEEYMGDVMGDINSRRGSIQSMTDATGVKVIDAKVPLSEMFGYIGDLRSKTQGRAMFTMQMDSYAEVPKAVSDEIIKAQRGE is encoded by the coding sequence ATGGCACAAGACGTGCTCACGGACCTGACCAAGGTCCGCAACATCGGCATCATGGCCCACATCGATGCCGGCAAGACAACGACGACCGAGCGTATCCTCTACTACACCGGCGTCAACTACAAGATCGGCGAGACCCACGACGGCGCCTCCACCATGGACTGGATGGACCAGGAGAAGGAACGTGGCATCACGATCACCTCCGCCGCCATTACAGCCTTCTGGAACCGCCAGTCCCACGATCCTGAGGACCGTTACCAGATCAACATCATCGACACCCCCGGCCACGTGGACTTCACTGCCGAGGTGGAGCGCTCCCTGCGTGTGCTCGATGGCGCTGTGGCGGTGTTCGACGGCAAGGAGGGCGTGGAGCCCCAGTCCGAGACCGTCTGGCGTCAGGCCGACAAGTATGGCGTGCCCCGCATCTGCTTCATCAACAAGATGGACAAGCTGGGCGCCGACTTCTACTACTCGGTGGACACCATCAAGGACAAGCTGGGCGTCAAGCCGCTGGTCATGCAGCTGCCCATCGGCGCTGAGAGCGACTTCCACGGCGTGGTCGACCTGGTTCGCATGGTCGCCTACTACTGGAAGGACGAGGCCGACCTGGGCGCCAAGTACGAGACCATCGACATCCCCGATGATCTCAAGGACAAGGCCGAGCAGTACCACACCGAACTGCTTGAGGCTGTGGCCGAGTCGGACGAGGACCTGCTTGAGAAGTACCTGGGCGGCGAGGAGATCTCCCAGCAGGAGATCCGCACCGCGGTGCGCAAGATGACCATCGAGCAGTCGGCCTTCCCGGTCTTCTGCGGTTCCGCCTTCAAGGACAAGGGCGTGCAGCCCATGCTGGATGCGGTTGTGGACTACCTGCCCAGCCCCGAGGATGTGCCGGCCATCAAGGGCTACAAGATCGGCGACGAGTCCGTCGAGATCGATCGCAAGCCCACCGTGGACGAGCCTTTCTCGGCTCTGGCTTTCAAGGTGGCCACACACCCCTTCTACGGCAAGCTGATCTACGTGCGTGTCTACTCCGGCAAGGTGGCCCAGGGCGAAACGGTTCTGGACTCCACCAAGGACAAGAAGGAGCGCGTCGGCAAGCTCTTCCAGATGCACTCCAACAAGGAGAATCCGGTCGACGAGGCCATCGCCGGCAATATCTACGCCTTCGTCGGGCTCAAGAACGTCACCACTGGTGACACCCTGTGCGACGAGAAGGCACCGCTGGTGCTGGAATCCATGACCTTCCCCGATCCTGTGATTGAGGTGGCCGTGGAGCCCAAGACCAAGGCCGACCAGGAGAAGATGGGCATCGCCCTGCAGAAGCTCTCCGAGGAGGATCCCACCTTCCAGGTCAAGACCGACGAGGAGTCGGGCCAGACTCTGATTTCCGGCATGGGCGAGCTCCAGCTGGACATCCTGGTGGACCGCATGCGCCGCGAGTTCCATGTGGAATGCAACGTGGGCAAGCCCCAGGTGGCTTACCGCGAGACCATCCGCAAGCCCGTCATGAACCAGGAGTACACCCACAAGAAGCAGACCGGCGGTTCCGGCCAGTTCGCCAAGGTGCTCATGAACTTCGAGCCCCTGGACACTTCCGAGGGCGAGTCCTACATCTTCGAGAACAAGGTCACCGGCGGCCACATCACCAAGGAGTTCATCCCCTCGGTCGATGCTGGCGTGCAGGAGGCCATGGAGTCCGGCGTGCTGGCAGGCTTCCCGGTCGTGGGCGTCAAGGCGACCCTGACCGATGGCCAGATCCACGAGGTCGACTCTTCGGAGATGGCCTTCAAGATCGCCGGCTCCATGTGCTTCAAGGAGGCCGCTCCCAAGGCCAAGCCCGTGATCCTCGAGCCCATCATGGCTGTCGAGGTCCGTACTCCCGAGGAGTACATGGGCGACGTCATGGGCGACATCAACTCCCGTCGTGGCTCCATCCAGTCCATGACCGACGCCACCGGCGTCAAGGTCATCGACGCCAAGGTGCCCCTGTCGGAGATGTTCGGCTACATCGGCGACCTCCGGTCCAAGACCCAGGGGCGCGCTATGTTCACCATGCAGATGGACTCCTACGCTGAGGTTCCCAAGGCTGTCAGCGACGAGATCATCAAGGCCCAGCGAGGCGAGTAA
- the rpsL gene encoding 30S ribosomal protein S12 codes for MPTIEQLVRKGRKAKPRKSKTLALKGSPLRRGVCTRVYTTTPKKPNSALRKVARVRLSSGIEVSAYIPGEGHNLQEHSIVLVRGGRVKDLPGVRYHIVRGALDTQGVKDRKQGRSLYGAKKAK; via the coding sequence TTGCCAACAATTGAACAGCTCGTCCGCAAAGGGCGCAAGGCCAAGCCTCGCAAGTCGAAGACTTTGGCACTCAAGGGCAGCCCGCTGCGTCGCGGTGTGTGCACCCGTGTCTACACCACCACACCCAAGAAGCCGAATTCGGCTCTGCGTAAGGTTGCCCGTGTCCGTCTGAGCTCCGGCATCGAGGTTTCCGCCTACATCCCCGGCGAGGGCCACAACCTGCAGGAGCACTCCATCGTGCTGGTGCGCGGCGGACGTGTCAAGGATCTGCCCGGCGTGCGCTACCACATCGTGCGCGGTGCGCTGGATACCCAGGGAGTCAAGGATCGCAAGCAGGGCCGTTCCCTGTACGGAGCAAAGAAGGCCAAGTAA
- the carB gene encoding carbamoyl-phosphate synthase large subunit — translation MPKRQDIHSVMVIGSGPIVIGQAAEFDYSGTQACRVLREEGIRVILVNSNPATIMTDPEMADATYIEPIALPFLERIIAKERPDALLPTLGGQTALNAAVELGKAGVLERYGVELIGASLEAIDRGEDRELFKQVVDQAGAESARSRIAHSLDEAEAVAAELGYPLVVRPSFTMGGLGSGIAHDREELRRIAGAGIHYSPTDEILLEEGIEGWKEYELELMRDRLDNVVVVCPIENVDPVGVHTGDSITVAPVFTLTDREYQRMRDIGIAIIRGVGVDTGGCNIQFAVNPKNGRIIVIEMNPRVSRSSALASKATGFPIAKIAVKLALGYTLDEIENDITRSTPASFEPTIDYVVTKIPRFTFEKFPGADTTLTTSMKSVGEAMALAGNFRESLGKAMRSIDKRHMTFSWDGPRPDQAETDRLLEAMHTPTEHRYLQIQRAFWGGATVEQVHQATRIDPWFLEQISMINELALQVRQAEVLDEDLLRRAKQSGLSDLQIAHLRGMGDQGEAVVRELRWAFGLHPVYKTVDTCAAEFDAVTPYYYSCYADESELRPRKREAVIILGSGPNRIGQGVEFDYTCVHAVQELGKDYDTIMVNCNPETVSTDYDMSDRLYFEPLTFEDVLEIYRAEKAMGPVKGVIVQLGGQTPLSLAARLKAAGVPILGTSPESIDLAENRELFGQVLSKEHLNAPRYGTALSLDEARDAAHAIGYPVLVRPSYVLGGRGMEIVYDDQQLGTYVDRALEEAKADTVVSGRLPSPLLIDKFLQDAIEIDVDALYDGQELYIGGIMEHVEEAGVHSGDAACTLPPSTLSDDQINRLRQATLAIAQGCGVRGLINVQYAFMANTLYVIEANPRASRTVPFASKATGTALAKAAARIMVGESIAQQRANGLLLPVGDGGMVRVGQPVAVKESVLPFKRFRTPVGRTVDILLGPEMRSTGEVMGFDRDFPHAFAKSQLAAYQGGLPTSGVVFLSVNDADKRQLPMLAARLLEQGFSICATRGTASVLRRYGFDVAVVDKISDAEEPGQAFTDADGVRHMGRNPVQLIEDGAIDMILNTPSSRGSRSDGYLIRVAAIAADLPQFTTITEFSAALMAIDVVKKDDYEVMSIQEHAARLLELEKAR, via the coding sequence ATGCCTAAGCGGCAGGACATCCATTCAGTCATGGTTATCGGCTCGGGGCCCATCGTCATCGGGCAAGCGGCCGAGTTCGACTATTCGGGGACCCAGGCCTGCCGGGTGCTGCGCGAAGAGGGGATTCGTGTCATCCTGGTCAATTCCAATCCCGCCACCATCATGACGGACCCCGAGATGGCCGATGCCACCTACATCGAGCCCATTGCCCTGCCCTTCCTGGAGCGGATCATCGCCAAGGAGCGGCCTGATGCGCTGCTGCCCACCCTGGGCGGCCAGACCGCTCTAAACGCTGCCGTGGAGCTGGGCAAGGCTGGCGTGCTGGAGCGCTATGGGGTTGAGCTGATCGGCGCTTCGCTGGAGGCCATCGACAGGGGAGAGGACCGCGAGCTCTTCAAGCAGGTGGTGGACCAGGCCGGCGCCGAGTCGGCCAGGTCCCGCATCGCCCACAGTCTGGATGAGGCCGAGGCAGTAGCTGCCGAACTGGGCTACCCTCTGGTTGTTCGTCCTTCCTTTACCATGGGCGGCCTGGGCTCTGGAATCGCCCATGATCGCGAGGAGCTGAGGCGGATCGCCGGTGCAGGAATCCACTATTCGCCCACCGATGAGATACTTCTGGAGGAGGGCATCGAGGGGTGGAAGGAGTATGAGCTGGAGCTCATGCGCGACCGCTTGGACAATGTGGTTGTGGTCTGCCCCATCGAGAATGTGGATCCGGTCGGCGTGCACACCGGCGACTCCATCACTGTGGCCCCGGTCTTCACTCTGACCGACCGGGAGTATCAGCGGATGCGTGACATCGGCATCGCCATCATCCGCGGCGTGGGGGTGGACACTGGCGGCTGCAACATCCAGTTCGCCGTCAACCCCAAGAACGGCCGGATCATCGTCATCGAAATGAATCCGCGTGTTTCACGGTCTTCTGCTCTGGCTTCCAAGGCCACCGGCTTCCCCATCGCCAAGATTGCGGTCAAGCTGGCCCTTGGGTACACCTTGGATGAGATCGAGAACGACATCACCCGCTCAACGCCTGCCTCCTTCGAGCCGACCATCGACTACGTGGTCACCAAGATCCCGCGCTTCACCTTCGAGAAGTTCCCCGGGGCGGACACGACCCTGACCACCTCGATGAAGTCCGTGGGCGAGGCCATGGCCCTGGCCGGTAATTTCCGCGAGTCCCTGGGCAAGGCCATGCGCTCCATCGACAAGCGCCACATGACCTTTTCCTGGGATGGTCCCCGGCCCGACCAGGCCGAGACCGACCGGCTGCTGGAGGCCATGCACACTCCCACCGAGCACCGCTATTTGCAGATTCAGCGGGCCTTCTGGGGAGGGGCCACCGTAGAGCAGGTCCACCAGGCCACCAGGATCGACCCCTGGTTCCTGGAGCAGATCAGCATGATCAACGAGCTGGCCCTTCAGGTGCGCCAGGCCGAGGTTCTGGACGAGGACCTGCTGCGCCGGGCCAAGCAATCGGGACTGAGCGACCTGCAGATCGCCCACCTGCGCGGCATGGGCGACCAGGGCGAGGCAGTCGTCAGGGAGCTTCGCTGGGCCTTCGGTCTTCATCCTGTCTACAAGACTGTGGACACCTGCGCAGCCGAGTTCGATGCCGTCACGCCCTACTACTACTCCTGCTATGCCGACGAGTCCGAGCTGCGCCCCCGCAAACGCGAGGCAGTCATCATCCTGGGCTCGGGGCCCAACCGGATAGGCCAAGGGGTGGAGTTTGACTACACCTGCGTGCACGCCGTCCAGGAGCTGGGCAAGGACTATGACACCATCATGGTCAACTGCAATCCCGAGACGGTCTCCACCGACTATGACATGTCGGACAGGCTCTATTTCGAGCCGCTGACTTTCGAGGACGTTCTGGAGATCTACCGGGCTGAGAAGGCCATGGGACCGGTCAAAGGGGTCATCGTCCAGCTGGGCGGTCAGACACCCCTCTCTCTGGCTGCCAGGCTCAAGGCGGCCGGGGTGCCCATTCTGGGAACCAGTCCCGAGTCCATCGACCTGGCCGAGAACCGCGAACTCTTCGGCCAGGTGCTCAGCAAGGAGCATTTGAACGCCCCCCGGTACGGCACTGCTCTTTCCCTGGATGAGGCCAGAGATGCGGCACATGCCATTGGCTACCCGGTTCTGGTCAGGCCCTCCTACGTGCTGGGTGGACGAGGCATGGAGATCGTCTATGACGACCAGCAGCTGGGCACCTACGTGGATCGCGCCCTGGAGGAGGCCAAGGCCGATACGGTGGTCTCTGGCCGTCTGCCCTCGCCCCTGTTGATTGACAAGTTCCTTCAGGACGCCATCGAGATCGATGTGGATGCCCTCTATGACGGGCAGGAGCTCTACATCGGCGGGATCATGGAGCATGTGGAAGAGGCCGGAGTCCACTCCGGTGATGCCGCCTGCACCCTGCCGCCCTCGACTCTCTCCGACGACCAGATCAACCGGCTGCGGCAGGCAACCCTGGCAATAGCCCAAGGATGCGGGGTCAGGGGGCTGATCAATGTTCAGTATGCCTTCATGGCCAACACCCTCTATGTGATCGAGGCCAACCCCCGCGCATCCCGGACCGTCCCCTTCGCCTCCAAGGCCACGGGTACGGCGCTGGCCAAGGCCGCGGCGCGGATCATGGTGGGGGAGTCCATCGCACAGCAACGAGCCAACGGCCTGCTCCTGCCTGTCGGCGACGGCGGCATGGTCCGTGTCGGCCAGCCTGTGGCGGTCAAGGAGTCCGTCCTGCCCTTCAAGCGCTTCCGCACTCCAGTGGGTCGTACCGTGGACATTCTGCTGGGCCCGGAGATGCGTTCCACAGGAGAGGTCATGGGCTTCGATCGGGACTTCCCCCACGCCTTCGCCAAGAGCCAGCTGGCCGCCTACCAAGGAGGTCTGCCCACCAGCGGGGTCGTCTTCCTGTCGGTCAATGACGCGGACAAGCGGCAGCTGCCCATGCTGGCAGCGCGTCTGCTGGAGCAGGGCTTCAGCATCTGCGCCACCCGTGGCACGGCCTCTGTCCTGCGTCGCTACGGTTTTGATGTGGCCGTTGTCGACAAGATCAGCGATGCTGAAGAGCCGGGTCAGGCCTTCACAGATGCCGACGGAGTAAGGCATATGGGCCGGAATCCTGTCCAGTTGATTGAGGATGGGGCCATTGACATGATCCTCAACACGCCTAGCTCAAGGGGTTCGCGCTCCGACGGCTATCTGATCCGAGTTGCCGCCATTGCCGCCGATCTGCCGCAGTTCACTACCATCACCGAATTCTCAGCCGCTCTGATGGCCATTGATGTGGTCAAAAAGGACGACTACGAGGTCATGAGCATACAGGAGCACGCGGCCCGGTTGCTGGAGCTGGAGAAGGCCAGGTAG
- a CDS encoding DUF488 domain-containing protein, giving the protein MGQVDIKRVYEQAADEDGIRILVDRLWPRGVSKERAALSGWLKDVAPSPDLRRWWHHDPDRFEDFARRYRTELDDNPALGDLLSIVREHDRTTLVYAAKDPAVNHALILRDYIRQALEKEGK; this is encoded by the coding sequence ATGGGTCAGGTGGATATCAAGCGCGTATACGAGCAGGCCGCTGACGAGGACGGGATCCGCATCCTGGTCGACAGGCTCTGGCCGCGCGGTGTCAGCAAGGAGCGGGCAGCCCTGTCCGGCTGGCTCAAAGACGTCGCTCCCAGTCCGGACCTGCGGCGCTGGTGGCACCATGATCCGGACCGTTTCGAGGATTTCGCCCGCCGCTACCGTACCGAGCTGGATGACAATCCCGCCCTGGGGGATCTGCTGAGCATTGTGCGCGAACACGATCGGACGACACTGGTCTATGCGGCCAAGGATCCGGCCGTCAACCATGCCCTGATCCTGCGCGACTACATTCGCCAGGCTCTTGAAAAGGAAGGTAAGTAG
- the nusB gene encoding transcription antitermination factor NusB has product MARSTARKRALNTLYEADEKSQDFLSLLEERKARPGAQTPLPAYAVTIVEGVAKHRRDIDEALQTHSTRWPLSRMHAIDRNILRIAAWEMLYNPEVPDKVAIDEALSLAKTLSDADAPSFIHGVLSALEQEKDEHQARREQADRIAALAEAEADTDVSDDEFDKSKAEIIASKPVSSEDAHADSDSEPAASGSERGDSDQVPDLTVNQSAPSLDQLKPTLPEELTSDADRPSGN; this is encoded by the coding sequence ATGGCACGTTCCACAGCCCGCAAGCGGGCCTTGAACACCCTGTATGAGGCCGATGAGAAGAGTCAGGATTTCCTCTCCCTGCTGGAGGAGCGCAAGGCTAGGCCGGGGGCGCAGACACCTCTACCCGCCTATGCCGTGACCATCGTTGAGGGTGTGGCAAAGCACCGTCGAGATATCGATGAGGCTTTGCAAACCCATTCCACCCGGTGGCCGCTGAGCCGCATGCATGCCATCGACCGCAACATATTGCGTATCGCCGCCTGGGAGATGCTCTACAACCCCGAGGTTCCTGACAAGGTGGCCATCGATGAGGCCCTGTCCTTGGCCAAGACACTTTCGGATGCCGATGCTCCCTCCTTCATCCACGGTGTTCTCAGCGCCCTGGAGCAGGAGAAGGATGAGCATCAGGCTCGTCGTGAGCAAGCCGATCGAATCGCTGCCCTGGCTGAAGCCGAGGCCGATACAGATGTTTCGGATGATGAATTCGATAAATCAAAAGCAGAGATCATAGCATCCAAGCCCGTTTCCTCCGAGGATGCCCATGCTGACAGCGATTCGGAACCGGCAGCGAGTGGATCTGAAAGAGGGGACTCCGATCAGGTTCCCGACCTTACTGTCAATCAGTCGGCCCCCAGCTTGGACCAGCTGAAACCGACCCTGCCGGAGGAACTGACCTCCGATGCGGATCGTCCTTCAGGCAACTGA
- the efp gene encoding elongation factor P — MAQTSNDIKNGSVINLDGKLWTVIKFQHVKPGKGPAFVRTTIKDVLSGKIVDRTFNAGMKMDFETVDNRTMQYSYRDGDSFVFMDMNTYEQVNIPEALVGDQERYLLEGTDCIISFHDGNPLSVELPASVVLTVTATEPGVQGNRSNAGTKPATVETGAEIQVPLFVGEGEKVKVDTRDGSYLGREN; from the coding sequence GTGGCACAGACTTCCAACGACATCAAGAACGGATCGGTCATCAACCTGGACGGCAAGCTTTGGACCGTCATCAAGTTCCAGCACGTCAAGCCGGGCAAGGGGCCGGCCTTTGTGCGCACGACCATCAAGGACGTCCTCTCAGGCAAGATCGTGGACCGCACTTTCAACGCGGGCATGAAAATGGACTTCGAGACCGTCGACAACCGGACCATGCAGTACTCCTACCGGGACGGCGACTCCTTCGTGTTCATGGACATGAACACCTACGAGCAGGTCAACATCCCCGAGGCCTTGGTCGGCGATCAGGAGCGCTACCTGCTGGAGGGCACCGACTGCATCATCAGCTTCCATGACGGCAACCCCCTGTCAGTTGAACTGCCTGCATCCGTGGTGCTGACCGTGACGGCAACCGAGCCCGGCGTGCAGGGCAACCGCTCCAATGCCGGCACCAAGCCTGCTACTGTGGAGACCGGGGCCGAGATTCAGGTCCCCCTCTTCGTAGGCGAGGGTGAGAAGGTCAAGGTGGACACCCGCGACGGCTCCTACCTGGGCCGCGAGAACTGA
- the tuf gene encoding elongation factor Tu produces MAKEKYERTKPHVNIGTIGHVDHGKTTLTAAISKVLHEEYPDVNPEYDFAQIDAAPEEKERGITINIAHIEYQTAKRHYAHVDCPGHADFVKNMITGAAQMDGAILVVAATDGPMAQTREHVLLARQVGVPKILVALNKCDMVDDEELIELVEEEVRDLLDENGFDRDCPVIRTSAYGALHDDAPDHDKWVQTIKDLMDAVDDYIPTPVHDLDKPFLMPIEDVFTISGRGTVVTGRVERGKLPVNTNVEIVGLRDTQSTTVTSIETFHKQMDEAEAGDNTGLLLRGIGREDVERGQVVAAPGTVTPHHKFEGEVYVLTKDEGGRHSPFFSNYRPQFYFRTTDVTGVITLPEGVEMVQPGDHATFSVELIQPVAMEEGLTFAVREGGHTVGSGRVTKIIE; encoded by the coding sequence ATGGCAAAGGAAAAGTACGAGCGGACCAAGCCGCACGTTAACATTGGCACCATCGGCCACGTCGATCACGGCAAGACCACCCTGACCGCGGCCATCTCCAAGGTGCTGCATGAGGAGTACCCGGACGTCAACCCCGAGTACGATTTCGCTCAGATCGACGCTGCTCCTGAGGAGAAGGAGCGCGGCATCACCATCAACATCGCGCACATCGAGTACCAGACCGCCAAGCGCCATTACGCCCACGTGGACTGCCCCGGGCACGCCGACTTCGTCAAGAACATGATCACCGGCGCTGCTCAGATGGATGGCGCCATCCTGGTGGTCGCCGCCACCGACGGCCCCATGGCCCAGACCCGCGAGCACGTTCTGCTGGCCCGCCAGGTCGGCGTGCCGAAGATCCTGGTCGCCCTGAACAAGTGCGACATGGTCGACGACGAAGAGCTGATCGAGCTGGTCGAGGAGGAAGTCCGCGATCTGCTGGACGAGAACGGCTTCGACCGCGACTGCCCCGTCATCCGCACCTCCGCCTACGGCGCCCTGCACGACGATGCCCCTGACCACGACAAGTGGGTCCAGACCATCAAGGACCTCATGGATGCCGTCGACGACTACATCCCCACCCCGGTCCACGACCTGGACAAGCCCTTCCTGATGCCCATCGAGGATGTCTTCACCATCTCCGGCCGCGGCACCGTGGTGACCGGCCGTGTCGAGCGCGGCAAGCTGCCCGTGAACACCAACGTGGAGATCGTCGGCCTGCGCGACACCCAGTCCACCACCGTCACCTCCATCGAGACCTTCCACAAGCAGATGGACGAGGCCGAGGCTGGCGACAACACCGGTCTGCTGCTGCGCGGCATCGGCCGTGAGGACGTCGAGCGCGGCCAGGTCGTGGCTGCTCCCGGCACCGTGACCCCTCACCACAAGTTCGAGGGCGAAGTCTACGTGCTGACCAAGGACGAGGGCGGACGCCACTCGCCGTTCTTCTCCAACTACCGTCCGCAGTTCTACTTCCGGACCACCGACGTCACCGGCGTCATCACCCTGCCCGAGGGCGTGGAGATGGTTCAGCCCGGCGATCACGCCACCTTCTCCGTCGAGCTGATCCAGCCCGTCGCCATGGAGGAGGGTCTGACCTTCGCTGTTCGTGAAGGCGGCCACACGGTCGGCTCAGGTCGAGTCACCAAGATCATCGAGTAG
- the rpsG gene encoding 30S ribosomal protein S7, which yields MSRKGPAKKHQLLPDPIYGSTVVAQLINKILLDGKKSIAENIVYTALEQVKEKTDQEPVAVLKRALDNIRPSLEVRSRRVGGATYQVPVEVKPNRANTLSLRWLTDYSRARREKTMSERLANEILDASNGLGAAVKRREDTHKMAEANKAFAHYRW from the coding sequence ATGTCACGCAAAGGACCAGCTAAAAAGCACCAGCTCCTGCCCGATCCCATCTACGGTTCCACCGTGGTGGCCCAGCTGATCAACAAGATCCTGCTGGACGGCAAGAAGTCCATCGCCGAGAACATCGTCTACACCGCTCTGGAGCAGGTCAAGGAGAAGACCGACCAGGAGCCTGTGGCCGTGCTCAAGCGCGCCCTGGACAATATTCGTCCCAGCCTGGAGGTCCGCAGCCGTCGTGTCGGTGGCGCCACCTACCAGGTTCCCGTCGAGGTCAAGCCGAACCGCGCCAATACGCTCTCGTTGCGGTGGCTGACCGATTACAGCCGCGCCCGTCGTGAGAAGACCATGTCGGAGCGGCTGGCCAACGAGATCCTTGATGCCTCCAACGGCCTGGGTGCCGCGGTCAAGCGCCGCGAGGACACCCACAAGATGGCCGAGGCCAACAAGGCGTTCGCCCACTATCGCTGGTAA
- the carA gene encoding glutamine-hydrolyzing carbamoyl-phosphate synthase small subunit, translating into MNLKDTNTITSDSRFSNRALLILEDGEVYVGRAFGAVGTTIGEIVFSTGMTGYQETLTDPSYARQIVVQTFPHIGNTGVNDQDGESDRIWVAGYVVREPSPNVSNWRARGSLHDQLVDQGIVGISHIDTRRLVRHLRSAGVMRAGIFSGPDPMLNDGGRPRTMQELLDQVRSAPKMSGSHLTGEVSTHRSYIVEPVGDRQAKEPVCTVAAVDLGIKSMTPHRLAERGCRVHVLPVDTTIEQIKALRPDGVFFSNGPGDPSTADEEVSLLRQVLDAGLPFFGICLGNQLLGRALGFETYKLKFGHRGINQPVMDLSTGKVEITAHNHGFAVKAPKGDPVPSPYGEGRYGRVRVSHVDLNDGVVEGLECLDIPAFSVQYHPEAAAGPHDASYLFDRFVTLMQDAREGKAHA; encoded by the coding sequence GTGAACCTGAAAGACACCAACACCATCACCTCCGATAGCCGTTTCTCCAATCGTGCCTTGCTCATCCTTGAGGATGGGGAAGTGTATGTGGGGAGAGCCTTCGGAGCGGTGGGCACTACCATAGGTGAAATTGTTTTCTCGACCGGAATGACTGGGTATCAAGAAACCCTGACGGATCCCAGCTATGCTCGGCAGATCGTTGTGCAGACCTTCCCCCACATCGGTAATACCGGCGTCAATGACCAGGACGGGGAGTCAGACAGAATCTGGGTGGCAGGGTATGTAGTCCGGGAACCCAGCCCCAACGTCAGTAACTGGCGGGCCCGGGGCAGTCTCCATGACCAGCTGGTCGATCAGGGCATCGTCGGTATCAGTCACATAGACACCCGCCGGCTCGTGCGACACTTGCGTTCTGCAGGTGTCATGCGGGCCGGTATTTTTTCAGGCCCGGACCCAATGCTCAATGACGGCGGCAGGCCCAGGACCATGCAGGAACTCCTTGACCAGGTCCGTTCGGCCCCCAAGATGAGCGGGTCCCATCTGACCGGCGAGGTCAGCACGCACAGGTCCTATATCGTCGAACCAGTCGGAGACCGTCAGGCGAAAGAGCCTGTCTGCACGGTGGCGGCGGTGGATTTGGGAATCAAGTCCATGACCCCTCACAGGCTGGCTGAGCGCGGGTGCAGGGTCCACGTACTTCCCGTTGACACCACCATCGAGCAGATAAAGGCCCTGCGGCCTGACGGGGTTTTCTTCTCCAACGGTCCAGGCGACCCATCGACCGCAGACGAGGAGGTGTCGCTCCTCAGGCAAGTTTTGGATGCCGGACTGCCATTCTTCGGCATCTGCCTGGGCAACCAGCTTCTGGGCCGTGCCCTGGGCTTCGAGACCTATAAGCTGAAATTCGGTCATCGCGGCATCAATCAGCCGGTCATGGATCTCAGCACTGGCAAGGTTGAGATCACCGCCCATAATCACGGATTCGCAGTCAAGGCACCCAAGGGAGACCCAGTGCCCTCACCGTATGGTGAAGGCCGATATGGCCGTGTCCGGGTGTCTCATGTCGATCTCAACGACGGCGTGGTCGAGGGTCTGGAGTGTCTGGACATTCCGGCCTTTTCCGTTCAGTACCATCCGGAGGCGGCGGCTGGTCCGCACGATGCCTCCTATCTGTTTGACAGGTTCGTCACTTTGATGCAGGACGCCAGGGAAGGGAAGGCACATGCCTAA